One Nostoc punctiforme PCC 73102 DNA window includes the following coding sequences:
- a CDS encoding lmo0937 family membrane protein, which yields MLGILWGIVVVLVAFWALGLVLHIAGNLIHAVLLIAIALAIYNFFKARDV from the coding sequence ATGTTAGGTATACTTTGGGGTATTGTTGTTGTACTGGTTGCTTTTTGGGCATTAGGATTAGTACTTCATATTGCTGGAAATTTAATTCATGCAGTATTACTTATAGCTATTGCGCTTGCCATTTACAATTTTTTCAAAGCCCGTGATGTGTAA
- a CDS encoding alpha/beta fold hydrolase translates to MQATTAPSTTPIPGKYWQWRGHNVYYVRAGEKQAQRPPLLLVHGFGASTDHWRKNITGLCQDFEVFAIDLLGFGRSAKPKLQYSGDLWRNQLHDFISEVIGQKAVLAGNSLGGYAGLCVAAQRPDSAAGLVLLNSAGPFSERQPTSEPEALQSEIQVPKQSANLQKLLGDGTKWIFQQPLAQFLLFQYVRQRWVIRQTLEKVYLDKSAITDQLIEEISRPAYDPGALDVFVSVFSTPQGEKVDVLLKQLTCPLLMLWGEADPWMNARERSQKFRQYYPELREHFLTAGHCPHDEVPDRVNQLLGDWVLSINN, encoded by the coding sequence ATGCAGGCAACTACAGCCCCCTCTACAACCCCAATTCCTGGTAAATATTGGCAGTGGCGCGGGCACAACGTTTACTATGTGCGTGCGGGAGAGAAGCAAGCGCAACGTCCGCCGTTGCTTTTGGTACATGGATTTGGTGCTTCCACAGACCACTGGCGCAAGAATATCACCGGATTGTGTCAAGATTTTGAAGTATTTGCGATCGATCTTTTAGGATTTGGGCGATCGGCAAAACCAAAATTGCAGTACAGTGGCGACTTGTGGCGCAACCAACTCCATGATTTTATCAGTGAAGTAATTGGTCAAAAAGCAGTATTAGCGGGTAATTCCCTTGGTGGCTACGCTGGCTTGTGTGTTGCAGCACAGCGTCCTGACAGTGCTGCTGGTTTAGTTTTGCTCAATAGCGCCGGGCCTTTTAGCGAAAGGCAGCCTACATCTGAGCCTGAAGCTTTACAATCAGAAATTCAGGTTCCCAAACAATCGGCTAATTTGCAAAAACTTCTTGGTGACGGCACTAAGTGGATTTTTCAACAACCTTTAGCGCAGTTTTTGTTATTTCAGTACGTGCGACAACGTTGGGTAATTCGCCAAACTCTAGAAAAAGTTTATCTTGACAAGAGTGCCATTACAGACCAATTAATAGAAGAAATTTCTCGCCCTGCTTACGATCCTGGTGCGTTGGATGTCTTTGTTTCAGTCTTTAGCACTCCTCAAGGGGAAAAAGTTGATGTGCTACTAAAGCAATTAACTTGTCCTCTATTAATGTTGTGGGGAGAAGCTGACCCTTGGATGAATGCTAGAGAACGTTCTCAAAAATTTCGTCAATATTATCCTGAACTCAGGGAACACTTTTTAACAGCCGGTCATTGTCCCCATGATGAAGTACCGGATAGAGTAAATCAACTTTTAGGCGATTGGGTTTTATCTATCAACAATTAA
- a CDS encoding DUF2330 domain-containing protein: MKFFRLLTPLLLAIVAVFCFAPAAWAFCGFYVAKADTKLYNKASQVVIARDGDRTVLTMANDFQGEVKDFAMVVPVPTVLQKEQVRVTETKIIERLDAFSAPRLVEYFDPDPCAPVYPQELSAAPAPAASNESARKRSSDASLGVTVEARFNVGEYDILILSAKESGGLETWLKRNGYKIPRGAKQLLKPYIRSSMKFFVAKVNLDKFEKSGYQFLRPLQISYESPKFMLPIRLGMINATTEQDLIVYILSPQGQAEITNYRTVKIPSDTNVPLFVKDEFADFYKSMFQTAYTKEDKKVGFLEYAWNMGSCDPCSAEPLTPDELKQAGVFWLDDNSPSDVPVSPSFRRPFPRTSVFISRLHVRYTRDKFPEDLIFQQTANSEFFQGRYVLQHPFQGELKCQAGREYKRSLPKRFEQEAQTLAKLTNWKIQDIRNKMKLSVGNLTYSWWENLFSWLGLY, from the coding sequence ATGAAGTTTTTTCGGCTTTTAACGCCATTATTGTTGGCAATTGTAGCTGTTTTCTGCTTTGCACCAGCAGCTTGGGCATTTTGTGGATTTTATGTAGCTAAAGCTGATACAAAACTGTATAACAAAGCTTCTCAGGTGGTGATAGCACGAGATGGCGATCGCACCGTCCTAACAATGGCAAACGATTTTCAAGGCGAAGTCAAAGATTTTGCAATGGTAGTACCAGTACCAACAGTGCTGCAAAAAGAACAAGTTCGTGTGACTGAAACTAAGATTATCGAACGCTTAGATGCTTTTAGTGCGCCGCGATTGGTTGAATATTTTGATCCAGATCCTTGTGCCCCAGTTTACCCCCAAGAGTTATCAGCAGCACCAGCGCCAGCAGCAAGCAATGAGTCAGCGCGTAAGAGAAGCAGTGATGCTAGTTTGGGTGTAACAGTCGAAGCACGTTTCAACGTTGGTGAATACGACATCTTGATCCTTAGTGCTAAAGAATCTGGCGGACTAGAAACTTGGCTCAAACGCAATGGCTACAAAATCCCCAGAGGTGCGAAACAGTTACTAAAACCTTACATCCGCTCCTCAATGAAATTCTTTGTTGCCAAAGTCAACTTAGATAAATTCGAAAAATCTGGCTACCAGTTCCTTCGTCCGCTACAAATTTCCTACGAGTCTCCTAAGTTCATGCTGCCAATTCGTTTAGGCATGATCAATGCCACGACAGAGCAGGATTTGATTGTCTACATCCTTTCACCCCAAGGACAGGCAGAAATCACTAACTACCGGACGGTGAAAATCCCCTCCGACACAAATGTTCCCTTATTTGTCAAAGATGAATTTGCTGACTTCTACAAATCAATGTTTCAAACTGCCTACACCAAAGAAGACAAGAAAGTTGGTTTTTTAGAATACGCTTGGAATATGGGTAGTTGCGATCCCTGTTCTGCCGAGCCTCTAACCCCAGATGAGCTTAAGCAAGCAGGCGTATTTTGGCTAGATGATAATTCTCCAAGTGATGTGCCAGTATCCCCAAGCTTTCGTCGTCCCTTTCCGAGAACTAGCGTCTTCATCTCCCGGTTGCATGTCCGCTACACCCGCGACAAATTCCCTGAAGACTTGATATTCCAACAAACTGCTAACAGTGAATTTTTCCAAGGGCGTTATGTTTTACAACATCCGTTCCAAGGAGAACTCAAATGTCAGGCGGGTAGAGAGTATAAGCGGTCTTTGCCCAAGCGTTTTGAACAAGAGGCGCAAACTCTGGCTAAACTCACAAACTGGAAGATCCAAGACATTCGCAACAAGATGAAGCTGAGTGTTGGTAATCTGACATATTCCTGGTGGGAAAATTTATTTTCTTGGCTGGGATTATATTGA
- a CDS encoding RnfABCDGE type electron transport complex subunit D: MLLKDIRDYQILFLGLFLVLGIGTRDWTLRPELIGVAIATSLATQWILSLVTGKEQMANLRSALITSLGLGLLLRADCWTTMAIAAAIAIASKFIFQVGDKHFFNPTNFGIISALLLTPDAWVSPGQWGEEWWYGLLFAGTGGMILQRVGRWDTTAAFLGSYSLLEAIRNLWLGWTWDVYWHRLMSGSLLLFALFMITDPRSIPNSRIGRVVWAICIAGLTFILRNYFFISTAVFWALFAFAPLTILLDVLWLAPRFSWQERETDVETLQCNVSQH, from the coding sequence ATGTTGCTCAAAGATATACGAGATTATCAAATTCTATTTCTCGGCTTGTTCCTAGTATTGGGAATTGGTACAAGAGATTGGACGCTGCGGCCAGAGTTAATTGGGGTAGCGATCGCCACAAGTCTAGCAACCCAATGGATATTGTCATTAGTTACTGGCAAAGAACAAATGGCAAATCTTCGGAGTGCTTTAATTACCTCTCTAGGACTGGGACTGTTATTGCGGGCTGATTGCTGGACGACAATGGCAATAGCCGCAGCAATTGCGATCGCTAGCAAATTTATCTTCCAAGTCGGCGATAAGCATTTCTTTAATCCCACCAATTTTGGCATCATATCTGCCTTGCTTTTGACCCCCGATGCTTGGGTTTCGCCGGGACAATGGGGTGAAGAGTGGTGGTATGGGCTATTATTTGCCGGTACTGGCGGCATGATTTTGCAGCGCGTTGGTCGCTGGGACACCACAGCAGCTTTTTTGGGTTCCTACTCCTTACTAGAGGCGATTCGCAATCTTTGGCTGGGTTGGACTTGGGATGTTTACTGGCACCGATTGATGAGTGGATCTTTGCTGCTGTTTGCCCTATTTATGATTACAGATCCGCGATCGATCCCCAATTCCCGAATTGGGCGTGTAGTTTGGGCAATCTGCATCGCCGGATTAACTTTTATCCTGCGGAATTATTTCTTTATTTCCACAGCAGTTTTCTGGGCGCTGTTTGCTTTTGCACCATTGACCATCCTGTTAGATGTTCTGTGGTTAGCCCCAAGGTTTTCTTGGCAAGAAAGAGAAACAGATGTAGAGACGTTGCAATGTAACGTCTCTCAACATTAA
- a CDS encoding polysaccharide deacetylase family protein → MQLAPLFPIFYRILQPSFPNCLWGGNPHTKAIALTFDDGPHPQYTPEVLAVLDRYNITASFFWLGVCVNRSPAIAKAVSDRGHWIGLHGYDHRSFPMLSLNELKGSLEKTQVAIYNACNLQPEQVRDVRPPNGLFTPATLKLFSQWNYRSVMWSVVPEDWVRPGITTVVERIMQQVKNGSLIVLHDGACGGQDVAATIQILIPQLLQQGYEFVTVDTLWQQAKTD, encoded by the coding sequence ATGCAGCTAGCTCCTCTATTCCCAATTTTCTATCGCATTCTCCAACCGAGTTTTCCCAATTGCCTTTGGGGTGGAAATCCCCATACTAAAGCGATCGCATTAACGTTTGATGATGGGCCCCATCCTCAATACACACCAGAAGTTTTGGCAGTATTGGATCGCTACAATATTACAGCTAGTTTTTTTTGGTTGGGTGTTTGCGTCAACCGTTCACCAGCGATCGCCAAAGCTGTTAGCGATCGCGGCCACTGGATCGGATTGCATGGCTACGATCATCGTTCTTTTCCCATGCTTTCCCTCAATGAATTGAAGGGCAGTTTAGAAAAAACCCAAGTTGCCATCTACAATGCCTGCAATCTACAACCTGAACAAGTACGGGATGTCCGTCCCCCCAATGGTTTATTTACACCTGCTACTTTAAAATTGTTTTCGCAGTGGAATTACCGTTCAGTTATGTGGAGCGTTGTACCAGAAGATTGGGTACGACCGGGTATCACCACTGTGGTAGAGCGAATTATGCAGCAGGTCAAAAATGGTTCACTGATTGTCTTGCATGATGGTGCTTGCGGTGGACAAGATGTTGCTGCCACAATCCAAATTCTTATTCCGCAACTGCTACAACAAGGTTATGAGTTTGTAACTGTTGATACTCTGTGGCAGCAAGCTAAGACTGACTAA
- a CDS encoding carbohydrate kinase family protein — protein MSNSRVLCLGEILFDCLADQLGLKLEEVKSWTPYPGGAPANVACALVKLGTTAGFIGAVGEDEPGNALVKLLQDVGVDTTGVQRHPTAPTRQVYVTRDLAGDRTFAGFGQYDTAEFADTRLQAKQLPDALFQEADFLVLGTLELAYPESEQAIYRALELAEHYDLKIVLDINWRPVFWDEPKIAHQKIPELFKRVDFLKLSKEEAEWLFETADPGAITYRLASIEGVLVTDGENGCTYCLGENEGKLPSFSIPVVDTTGAGDSFLAGFIHQLSHYGIHSLRDAETAKRIVTYASAVGALTTIKPGAIASQPTDAEVEAFLASHQL, from the coding sequence AGAAGTTAAATCCTGGACTCCCTATCCAGGAGGGGCACCAGCTAACGTAGCCTGTGCTTTAGTCAAGCTGGGGACGACAGCAGGATTTATCGGAGCCGTTGGTGAAGATGAACCAGGAAATGCACTGGTCAAGCTATTACAAGATGTAGGTGTAGATACGACGGGGGTACAACGCCACCCTACAGCACCAACGCGGCAGGTTTATGTTACACGGGATCTGGCTGGCGATCGCACCTTCGCCGGATTTGGTCAGTATGACACCGCAGAATTTGCCGATACTCGCCTGCAAGCCAAACAATTGCCAGATGCGCTGTTTCAAGAGGCAGATTTTCTGGTTTTGGGTACTTTGGAATTAGCCTATCCTGAAAGTGAACAGGCAATTTACCGCGCCCTAGAGTTAGCAGAACATTACGATCTGAAGATTGTTCTAGATATCAATTGGCGGCCTGTATTTTGGGACGAGCCAAAAATCGCTCATCAAAAAATTCCAGAATTATTTAAGCGAGTAGATTTCCTCAAACTCTCCAAAGAAGAAGCTGAATGGCTATTTGAAACCGCAGATCCTGGAGCCATTACTTACCGCTTGGCTTCAATTGAAGGAGTATTAGTAACAGATGGTGAAAACGGTTGTACCTACTGTCTGGGTGAGAACGAAGGCAAATTACCTTCCTTTTCCATCCCCGTAGTTGATACCACTGGTGCAGGAGATAGCTTTTTGGCAGGATTTATCCACCAGTTGAGTCATTACGGCATCCACAGCTTGCGAGATGCTGAAACTGCAAAACGCATCGTCACTTATGCCAGTGCTGTTGGGGCATTGACTACCATTAAACCAGGTGCGATCGCTTCCCAACCAACAGATGCTGAAGTTGAAGCTTTTCTAGCCTCACATCAACTCTAA